AGCGCTTCGATGTCATCCTTGTTCTCCTCGAGGAACCGCTGGAAATCGTCAAGCTTCGAGCGAGCGCTCTGGACCGCCGCCTCGCTATGCCCGAAGTCGAGTAGGACGTCGATCGCCGCTTCGTCGATGATCTGGTAGAGGCTCTGCGCGATCTCGACGATCGCCCGCCTGAGTCCCGGCTGGCTGAACGGCTTGAGCGCCTCGGCCATGCGCTCACGCTCCACCGCGTCCAGCTGCTCTGCGGATGGCTCCTCATCCTCGGGCAACCCGTGCTTCGCGAGGGCTGCCTCATTTGTAGCCTGCGGATCGATGCTCTCCAGAAGTCGACCGGTCAGCCCCGCCAGACTCTGACCGCCCGATTCGCGTGCGATCCGCGACGCCTGCCCCTCGTCCACCTGCCGGCCGAGCCGAGCCAGGCGCGATGCCAAGCTCGACGCCAGGTCCGCGTCGACGATCCCCATCGCCACCCTCTGAAGCAGCTTCTCAGTGCTGACCGAAGGCCGACGCTCCAGCGGAGGCGATACGGTCTTGTCGCGCTCGCACACGCCGACCGCATCGACGATGACGAAGTGCGTCTTGTCAGTTGCGTCCGGGGTCACGCTCTGAAGGTCGTCGCGATCGATGACGCGCACCCCGCGCCCCTTCATCTGCTCGAAGTATCCCGCCGAGTTGACGTTGCGCATGAACAGGAGGCATTCGAGCGGCTTCACGTCCGTGCCGGTCGCAATCATGTCCACGGTGACCGCGATACGCGGGTTGTACGAGTTGCGGAAGCTGCTGAGAAGATCCTCGGGCGAGGCGCCGGTGGTCTTCGACGTGATCTTCTGGCAGAAGTCGTTGCCCTTGCCGAACTCCTCCTTGATGATCTTCACGATGTCGTCAGCGTGGCTGTCCTGCTTGGCGAAGACGAGCGTCTTGGGGACTTCGGTGCGGCCCGGGAAGATCTCCGTGAACAGGTGGTCCCGAAAGGTGCGCACGACAAGCCGGATCTGGTCCGGAGCGACGACGTCCCGGTCGAGTTGGGTCGCGGTGTACGTGAGGTCGTCCTCCAACTCCGCGAGCGTCGTCTTCCGGGTACGGCGGTCGCGCCTCGGAACATAGCGCCCCGCTTCCGCGGTCAGGCCGCCACCCTCCTCCGAGATCTTCGTCTTGATGCGGTAGATGTCGTAGCCGACGTTGACCCCATCCGCCACGGCCTTCGTGTGCGAATAGTCCTGCACGACGTTGTGCCTGAAGAAACCGATGGTGTGCGGACTCGGGGTCGCGGTCAGCCCGACCAGGAACGCGTCGAAGTACTCGATCACCTGCCGCCAAACGTTGTAGATCGAGCGGTGGCACTCGTCGATGACGATGAAGTCGAACATCTCCGGCGGCACGTCGGGCGTGTACTCGACCGGAACGGGCTCGCTGCCGGGCTGTCGGGCGGACTCGAAAAGCGACTCGTCCTCGTTGGCGGGGTCGTACTCGGGATCTCCCTTCAGGATCGAATAGAGGCGCTGGATGGTCGTGATGACGACCTTGCTGGCCGGATCGATGGCGTTGCCGCTCAAGTGCTGGACGACGAACTCCTCGGAGAAGGTGTACGCGGAGGAAGGATCCCTGAACTGCTGGAACTCGTTCAGCGTCTGCCGTCCCAGGTTGTTGCGGTCGACGAGGAAGAGGATGCGCTTGGCCTTGGCGTACTTGATGAGCCGGTGGCAGGCCGAGACCGCGGTGAAGGTCTTGCCGCTGCCCGTGGCCATCTGGATGAGGGCGCGCGGCCGGGCATGCGAGAGCGACAGCTCCAGGTTCGCGATGGCCTCGTGCTGGACGGGCCAGAGCTTGCCTTGCGGCAGGTCCGGCATCTTCCGGAGCAGCCGGCGCAGCTGTTCCGATCCGAGATCCTGTAGCCGCAGCAACTCCTCGGGACGGTGGAACGTGAAGATCTCGCGACTGCGCGGGTCGGGGTCGAGGCCGTTCGTGAACTGGGTCACCTCGCCCGTGGACTCGTAGGCGAAGGGGAGGGGGCGGTACCGCGCGGGAACCTGCTCGTCGAGCCCTTCGGTGTAGCGCTTCGACTGGACGACGACGCCTTGGAGGGTGTGTCCGGCGGGCTTCGCCTCGATAACCCCAACGGCCCACCCGTCTGCGTAGAGCAGGTAGTCGGCGGATCCGCGCCGGATCTCGGCACCGTCCGTCCATCTCAGAGGAAACTCCCGGACAGCCACGCCACGCCCCGCATGGATGTTCATGGACGCGAAGTCCTGAACGACCCAACCACAGGCTTCGAGTTGCCCGTCGATCTTCACACGGGCTTGCTGCTCAGGTGTCAGCGGCACAGGAACGCGGTCATCTCAAACCGGGGCATGGCTCGACGGCTCCGTGCGCAATGGTTTGCGAGAAGGGTGGTTGAGGGTTGGTTGAGCGCATGGCGGATAATACGGCGAAACGGTGGAGGGCCGCGATGGCGGCCAGCCCGCAAGCGATCGACATCGCTCCGCAACCAGGGTGGGGAAGGGTGGTCGGCGCGCCTCGGGCCGAACTTGACGATGGTAGGCCAATGGCCTACATCATAACACATGGGTTTTGAGTGGGACGATGCCAAGAGCGAGGCCAACAAGAAGGACGTTCGGGAATATGGGCACGACGCGCATCAGAATTGATCTGGACGACCCGGCAAGCCTACCCGAAGGGAGGGTCGACTACGCCGTCTTGGACAGCACCACGGAGGCGGACCTGATCGCGCAGCAGCGGGAGGACGACGCCGAAGCAATGCGGGACATGGCGCGGTTTACGCGCCGGGTCCGCAAGCGCATGGGCTTTACGCAGGTGGAGTTTGCGCGGCGCATCGACGTATCGCTCGAGACGATCCGCAACTGGGAACAGGGCAAGCGGGGTCCCACGGGCGCCGCCAGAACGTTGCTCCGCATCCTGGACAAGGCCCCGGAAATCGCGCTTCAGGTGCTAGGCTGAGGATCAACTCCGACCCGGAACGCACCGGCAAGCGGATCGGGGACCTTAAGGAATACGTCCGCCGGAATCTGCTCGACGCCGAGCGCTTCATCTGCGGACACCACCGGGATTGCGGTGCCAGCGCGCCCCCGTACTTCTACGA
The window above is part of the Candidatus Palauibacter polyketidifaciens genome. Proteins encoded here:
- a CDS encoding DEAD/DEAH box helicase family protein, translated to MKIDGQLEACGWVVQDFASMNIHAGRGVAVREFPLRWTDGAEIRRGSADYLLYADGWAVGVIEAKPAGHTLQGVVVQSKRYTEGLDEQVPARYRPLPFAYESTGEVTQFTNGLDPDPRSREIFTFHRPEELLRLQDLGSEQLRRLLRKMPDLPQGKLWPVQHEAIANLELSLSHARPRALIQMATGSGKTFTAVSACHRLIKYAKAKRILFLVDRNNLGRQTLNEFQQFRDPSSAYTFSEEFVVQHLSGNAIDPASKVVITTIQRLYSILKGDPEYDPANEDESLFESARQPGSEPVPVEYTPDVPPEMFDFIVIDECHRSIYNVWRQVIEYFDAFLVGLTATPSPHTIGFFRHNVVQDYSHTKAVADGVNVGYDIYRIKTKISEEGGGLTAEAGRYVPRRDRRTRKTTLAELEDDLTYTATQLDRDVVAPDQIRLVVRTFRDHLFTEIFPGRTEVPKTLVFAKQDSHADDIVKIIKEEFGKGNDFCQKITSKTTGASPEDLLSSFRNSYNPRIAVTVDMIATGTDVKPLECLLFMRNVNSAGYFEQMKGRGVRVIDRDDLQSVTPDATDKTHFVIVDAVGVCERDKTVSPPLERRPSVSTEKLLQRVAMGIVDADLASSLASRLARLGRQVDEGQASRIARESGGQSLAGLTGRLLESIDPQATNEAALAKHGLPEDEEPSAEQLDAVERERMAEALKPFSQPGLRRAIVEIAQSLYQIIDEAAIDVLLDFGHSEAAVQSARSKLDDFQRFLEENKDDIEALRILYSRPYRAGLRYRHVKELRDALRNPPVGLHDPANGLWRLYEALEPERVQGRGGSALVDLVAIVKHAIGPEDTLAPVADQVEVRYQAWLEEKTHGGQEFTVEQRRWLDAIKDHIATSLVIERENFEDVPFNQWGGLGGAWQAFGEDLDGMLAELNERLAA
- a CDS encoding helix-turn-helix domain-containing protein; protein product: MGTTRIRIDLDDPASLPEGRVDYAVLDSTTEADLIAQQREDDAEAMRDMARFTRRVRKRMGFTQVEFARRIDVSLETIRNWEQGKRGPTGAARTLLRILDKAPEIALQVLG